From Pradoshia eiseniae, the proteins below share one genomic window:
- a CDS encoding nucleoside deaminase translates to MDDVMKYGIAEARRTMNENYGGPFGASIIDKTGKVIAVASNTVLKDHDPSAHAEVNAIRKAGEVLGTHDLSGCVLYATGFPCPMCLSAIIWANIQQVYYGCNPKDAEAIGFRDDFIYRFIQKDLNDSSILQLEELDRVQCIELFKEYAQANKSIY, encoded by the coding sequence ATGGATGATGTGATGAAATATGGGATAGCTGAAGCAAGGAGAACGATGAATGAGAATTATGGAGGGCCGTTTGGCGCCTCCATTATTGATAAGACCGGAAAGGTAATCGCTGTTGCCTCGAATACGGTGCTGAAGGATCATGATCCTTCAGCACATGCGGAGGTCAATGCAATCCGTAAAGCAGGTGAGGTGCTGGGCACGCATGATCTGTCAGGCTGTGTGCTCTATGCGACGGGGTTTCCGTGCCCGATGTGCCTGTCAGCAATCATTTGGGCCAATATTCAGCAGGTGTACTACGGCTGCAACCCAAAGGATGCAGAGGCAATCGGGTTTAGGGATGACTTCATCTACCGATTCATACAGAAGGATTTGAATGATTCGTCTATTCTCCAGCTAGAAGAATTGGACCGTGTCCAATGCATTGAACTGTTTAAGGAATATGCTCAAGCAAATAAGAGCATTTACTGA
- a CDS encoding HIT family protein, whose product MRTITLSNGETVEVKCLSCALTSGLVEPDGGVIGETAHFHAHQDVAYPIKGLVIVASKRHVISLDELTEEERQDYISFLAKIRGAQRAALGIEHVYYFYNEDTTHHFHTWMVPRYPWMERFGRSVESVRPVLLHARTQMNDGKSREEMLSGIQRLTAELKKQIDS is encoded by the coding sequence TTGCGAACGATTACTTTATCAAATGGAGAAACGGTTGAGGTCAAATGCCTGAGCTGTGCCTTAACAAGCGGATTGGTTGAGCCTGATGGCGGGGTAATTGGCGAAACAGCTCACTTTCACGCTCACCAGGATGTCGCCTATCCCATTAAGGGGCTTGTGATTGTGGCATCAAAGCGTCATGTCATTAGTCTAGATGAACTGACTGAAGAGGAGCGGCAGGATTACATAAGCTTTCTGGCGAAAATCAGGGGAGCACAGAGAGCAGCTCTTGGGATAGAGCATGTCTATTATTTCTACAATGAGGATACCACCCATCATTTCCATACATGGATGGTGCCACGTTATCCTTGGATGGAACGATTCGGCCGATCGGTTGAGTCCGTGCGACCCGTCCTGCTTCATGCACGTACACAAATGAATGATGGGAAGAGCAGGGAAGAGATGCTCAGCGGAATTCAAAGACTAACGGCTGAATTGAAAAAACAGATCGATTCCTAA
- a CDS encoding amino acid permease has product MRQQELKRDLKNRHVQLIAIGGTIGTGLFLGAGKSIELAGPSIIFSYLLIGIALFFVMRALGELLLSNTGYTSFTEFAAEYIGPWAGYVTGWTYWFCWIMTAMADIIAVGVYMQYWFDIPQWIPAFACLVILVGLNLLSVKLFGELEFWFAIIKVITILALIVVGIVLLVIGFKTNTGTVSLSNIWSHGGMFPNGVQGFLLSFQLVVFSFVGMELVGVSAAETANPRKNIPSAINKIPIRILLFYVGAIIVILAINPWTYLNGDSSPFVGVFTLIGIPVAAGIINFVVMTSAASACNSGLFSTSRILHSLSKDGSAPKRVGRLNKRAVPSNALFLSAIVVSIGALLSKIIPEQAFTIVTTISAICFIWVWSIILIAHIQYKRTRPELAEKSTFKAPLAPYINYAVIALFAFVLIIMLFAEATRLALLLTPIWFITLLFLYNRKQKKIRILDSKI; this is encoded by the coding sequence TTGAGACAACAAGAGTTAAAACGAGATTTAAAGAACAGGCACGTACAATTGATTGCGATTGGCGGCACAATTGGAACCGGGTTATTTTTAGGGGCTGGTAAGTCAATTGAGCTTGCCGGACCTTCTATCATCTTTTCCTATCTATTGATTGGCATTGCTCTATTCTTTGTAATGAGAGCCTTGGGGGAACTGCTTTTATCCAATACTGGATACACATCCTTCACAGAGTTCGCCGCGGAATACATTGGACCGTGGGCTGGATATGTGACAGGCTGGACCTATTGGTTCTGCTGGATTATGACAGCAATGGCCGATATCATTGCAGTCGGTGTTTACATGCAATATTGGTTTGACATCCCTCAATGGATTCCTGCATTTGCCTGCTTGGTTATCCTCGTCGGGCTGAATTTATTATCCGTCAAGCTATTTGGCGAATTGGAGTTTTGGTTTGCTATTATCAAGGTCATCACGATTCTCGCTTTAATCGTGGTTGGAATTGTATTATTAGTTATAGGATTTAAAACAAATACGGGAACTGTATCCCTATCAAATATTTGGAGCCATGGCGGCATGTTCCCGAATGGAGTTCAAGGCTTCCTGCTCTCCTTCCAGCTCGTCGTCTTTTCATTCGTGGGAATGGAGCTTGTAGGGGTATCAGCGGCTGAAACCGCCAATCCGCGCAAGAACATCCCGTCTGCAATCAATAAAATTCCTATAAGGATTCTCTTATTCTATGTCGGAGCCATCATCGTCATTCTGGCCATCAATCCATGGACATACTTGAATGGAGACAGCAGCCCATTTGTCGGTGTATTCACCCTAATCGGCATACCGGTTGCAGCAGGCATCATTAATTTCGTCGTGATGACATCAGCGGCGTCCGCCTGTAACAGCGGCTTATTCTCTACAAGCCGTATCCTGCACTCTTTAAGTAAGGATGGCTCCGCTCCGAAGAGAGTTGGCCGGCTGAATAAGCGGGCAGTGCCTAGCAATGCGTTATTCCTATCCGCCATTGTCGTGTCTATCGGAGCCTTATTAAGTAAGATCATCCCTGAGCAGGCGTTTACGATTGTGACGACCATCAGTGCTATCTGTTTCATCTGGGTATGGAGCATCATCTTGATTGCTCATATCCAATACAAGAGGACACGTCCAGAGCTTGCTGAAAAGTCGACTTTTAAGGCCCCATTAGCTCCATATATCAATTATGCGGTCATAGCGCTATTTGCTTTCGTGCTAATCATCATGTTATTTGCCGAAGCAACAAGGCTCGCTCTCTTGCTGACGCCAATCTGGTTCATCACCTTACTATTCTTATACAATCGCAAGCAGAAAAAGATAAGAATCTTAGACAGCAAGATTTAA
- the bsh gene encoding choloylglycine hydrolase → MCTALTLRTIEGNHLFGRNMDLDYNFKQSVILVPRGFEYTHIATGEAVKSKYAILGMGTIMDKHPMFAEAFNEKGLACAGLNFEGYAAWEKDLAEDKINIAPSDFILWVVSNFESIEQLRPVLADVCIVEKSLNENIPIPTLHWMVTDKEGECLVIEKTEEGLRVFTNHVGVLTNSPTFDWHITNLSRYLGLSTHQPKEINWGDEQLKLLGVGAGAQGLPGDYLSTSRFVKAAFLRNNAALGNDEHSGIVEFFRILNNVSMVRGSVMTNHQNYDITQYTSCMCLEKGVYYYTTYNNLQINAIDMNKEDLDSTEIKVFPYRDALAIRYEN, encoded by the coding sequence ATGTGTACAGCTTTAACATTGAGAACAATAGAGGGCAATCATTTATTTGGCCGCAATATGGATTTGGATTATAACTTTAAACAATCCGTTATTTTGGTACCTAGAGGGTTTGAATATACCCATATCGCGACAGGTGAAGCGGTAAAGTCGAAGTATGCCATTTTAGGGATGGGGACAATTATGGACAAACATCCGATGTTTGCAGAAGCCTTCAATGAGAAGGGGTTGGCTTGTGCGGGCTTGAATTTTGAAGGATATGCTGCCTGGGAGAAGGATTTAGCTGAAGACAAAATCAATATTGCGCCCTCTGATTTTATTTTATGGGTCGTAAGCAATTTTGAATCTATTGAACAGCTTAGACCTGTATTAGCTGATGTATGTATTGTTGAGAAGTCCCTTAATGAAAATATACCGATTCCCACGCTGCATTGGATGGTTACAGATAAGGAGGGCGAATGCCTCGTCATTGAGAAAACGGAGGAGGGACTCCGGGTATTTACGAATCATGTTGGTGTTCTGACGAATTCACCTACATTTGATTGGCATATCACCAATCTATCAAGATATTTAGGGCTTAGCACGCATCAGCCGAAGGAAATAAATTGGGGCGATGAACAATTAAAGCTATTAGGGGTTGGAGCGGGAGCGCAAGGGCTGCCAGGCGATTATCTATCGACCTCTCGATTTGTGAAAGCTGCTTTTCTTAGGAATAATGCAGCTCTAGGCAATGATGAACATTCAGGCATTGTAGAGTTCTTCCGCATCCTAAATAATGTTTCCATGGTGAGAGGCTCTGTCATGACCAATCATCAAAATTATGATATTACCCAATACACCTCCTGTATGTGCCTCGAAAAAGGGGTTTATTATTATACGACATATAATAATTTACAGATCAATGCGATAGATATGAATAAGGAGGATCTCGATAGCACGGAAATAAAAGTCTTTCCATACCGAGATGCGCTAGCCATCCGCTATGAGAATTGA
- a CDS encoding M23 family metallopeptidase, translating to MIITIIQIVFFQLVLPALFVITLWRGTRKSKLDWLVQALFTTLYISWLFMTAPWDFLSYYLRYVWVLLLIGALIFSYMEVRDKPVKVAFDKGEKWSFVLYVFLVFVFGFYNVQALSGFSAGEKAIELEFPLKNGAYYIGQGGAHVQLNYHHAYESQQYALDIVKLDRWGVRATGIYPGELSKYRIYGEAIYNPCTGKVTEVEKDLPDLTPPNTNPEKAAGNHVILQCEGVDAEVLIAHMQQDSLTVDAGDEIEAGMKLGLVGNSGNTSEPHVHIHAERDGVGIPITFNGSFLVRNSLVW from the coding sequence ATGATTATAACGATAATCCAAATTGTTTTCTTTCAATTAGTATTGCCGGCGCTTTTCGTTATCACCCTTTGGAGAGGAACGAGGAAGAGTAAGCTTGACTGGCTGGTGCAGGCTCTTTTCACGACACTCTATATAAGCTGGTTATTCATGACGGCTCCATGGGATTTCCTCAGTTATTATCTTCGTTATGTATGGGTTCTTCTACTGATAGGGGCATTAATCTTTTCCTATATGGAGGTCCGAGACAAACCGGTCAAGGTAGCTTTTGATAAAGGGGAAAAGTGGTCATTCGTCCTCTATGTATTTTTGGTGTTTGTATTTGGATTCTATAATGTGCAGGCCCTCAGCGGATTTTCGGCAGGCGAGAAGGCGATTGAGCTTGAGTTTCCGCTGAAGAATGGAGCCTATTATATCGGACAGGGCGGAGCACATGTTCAGCTTAACTACCATCATGCTTATGAAAGCCAGCAGTATGCGCTCGATATCGTGAAACTCGATAGATGGGGAGTGAGGGCTACAGGTATTTATCCTGGGGAGCTTTCCAAATACAGAATATATGGTGAAGCCATCTACAATCCATGCACGGGGAAGGTGACGGAAGTTGAAAAGGATTTGCCAGATTTAACGCCTCCAAACACGAATCCTGAGAAGGCAGCGGGAAATCATGTAATTTTGCAATGCGAGGGTGTAGACGCAGAAGTGCTGATCGCTCATATGCAGCAGGACAGCTTGACGGTTGATGCTGGAGATGAGATTGAAGCAGGGATGAAGCTTGGACTTGTCGGTAACTCCGGCAATACATCAGAGCCGCATGTGCATATCCATGCCGAGCGGGATGGGGTAGGCATACCTATCACCTTTAATGGGAGTTTCCTTGTACGAAACAGTCTGGTGTGGTGA
- a CDS encoding response regulator transcription factor, giving the protein MITALIVEDEDIIRQGMVYTIDWNSMGAEIVGEATTGQQGLEKIKELRPDLVITDIKMPLMDGITMVEEALKFHDFETIILTSYSDFGFTKKSIQLQVFDYLLKPVDRDNLRTVVESAREKLVEKRRKDSLLKQAVLLQPLSQLEQEGGRKDHLSIYTQKALEFINEFYAKRISIEDAAGELAISSSYLSRLFKKETAETFHHYLNKHRIKVSIPYLLSGNYMIYEIAELVGFSDYKQYNAAFKKYIGIAPTEFTQKMR; this is encoded by the coding sequence ATGATAACGGCGCTGATTGTAGAGGATGAGGATATTATTCGTCAAGGAATGGTATACACCATTGATTGGAATAGCATGGGGGCGGAAATAGTTGGAGAGGCAACGACTGGCCAGCAGGGTTTAGAGAAGATTAAGGAATTACGTCCGGACTTGGTCATTACAGATATAAAGATGCCATTAATGGACGGAATTACGATGGTTGAAGAAGCTTTGAAGTTTCACGATTTTGAAACTATCATTCTGACTAGCTATAGTGATTTTGGATTTACGAAAAAGAGCATTCAGTTACAAGTCTTTGATTATCTTCTAAAACCTGTTGATCGAGATAATCTGCGAACAGTTGTCGAAAGCGCGAGGGAGAAGCTAGTGGAAAAGAGAAGAAAGGACTCATTATTAAAGCAGGCGGTTCTTTTGCAGCCATTATCGCAATTGGAGCAGGAGGGCGGCAGGAAGGATCATTTAAGTATCTATACACAAAAGGCCTTGGAATTTATAAATGAATTTTATGCTAAGCGGATTAGCATTGAGGATGCAGCTGGTGAATTGGCCATTAGCTCGAGCTACTTAAGCAGGCTTTTCAAGAAAGAAACTGCAGAAACGTTTCATCATTATCTTAATAAGCATCGTATTAAAGTATCTATTCCGTATCTTTTGTCAGGAAACTATATGATATACGAGATCGCCGAGTTGGTAGGCTTTTCTGACTATAAGCAATATAATGCAGCATTTAAAAAATATATTGGCATTGCACCTACAGAATTTACCCAAAAAATGAGGTGA